The Myxosarcina sp. GI1 genome contains the following window.
GATCGCGGTATTTAATTCGATTGCCGCTCAAATTCGCGCTACCTGGCAAGATGTCAACCGAATTGTAATTCATCATCGCGTCGGACACTTGAAGATTGGCGAAATCAGCGTATTAGTTGCGGTGGGTTGTCCCCATCGTAGCGAAGCTTTTGAAGCTTGCCGTTATGCGATCGATACTTTGAAACACAACGCGCCAATTTGGAAAAAAGAACACTTCGCCAATGGCTCTAGTACTTGGGTAAGCATTGGTGCTTGCGAAGCAGAAAACGCACCTTGTTAGCTGGCACGTTCGCTCTATTTTCAGCGATTTTTAGTTTGATAGAACGACAATAATAAACTTCTTTCTCCCCTGCTCTGTTGCAATTTATCTGTAGCTTTATTTTATGAAATTGGTATTAATTGCGATCGCTAGCTTTTAAAGGCGGAGGCGAATCAGAATTAAGATCGACAACGTACTCACATTTAACAGTAGCGGGTGTATTATCTGGTGGATGCCAGTAAGTTTCTTGAATTACCAACAGAGGTTCATTTGTAGGCGACACTTGAAATCGCACCAAACTAATGTTGTTGTGTCCTACTACCTCTGCGCCATGTTGAAACCAAGGATTGCGCCATAAGAGATAGGCAATAAAGTCTAGAAATCGCTGCCATAAATTAGATTGTTTTTTGCCTGATGTTTTTAGTTGCCAAGCTTGTTTCGACGCTCTCCTTTTGCTCCACTCGACACGATATTGCCAATCAGGAAAAGCTGAAGGTAGCGATCGCACGCGACCAAAACCCAAACGTCGCCACCAAGGGGCGGGAATTCTGGCAAAATTCAAAGGTTTTTGCCAAACTAGCCAG
Protein-coding sequences here:
- a CDS encoding molybdenum cofactor biosynthesis protein MoaE; its protein translation is MNLTSLSLSPQTVTNPKDSFAITLAPLSMAEVYELADDPANGAIVVMSGMVRNKTDGKPVVSLEYQAYQPMAIAVFNSIAAQIRATWQDVNRIVIHHRVGHLKIGEISVLVAVGCPHRSEAFEACRYAIDTLKHNAPIWKKEHFANGSSTWVSIGACEAENAPC